In Podospora pseudopauciseta strain CBS 411.78 chromosome 2 map unlocalized CBS411.78m_2, whole genome shotgun sequence, the genomic stretch GTCCAGGCCTCACCGTTGCTGCTCGGTGTTGAGAATTCGGATTCGTACTTCATGGGCGCGTCGAGCGGGCGGAGCTTCATTGGTTTGTGGCCATCTTTGAGCAGACTTGCTTTCTTGCCATGTTTTGCTAACATGCCATCCAGAATCATgcaagaggaagatgcaGGAGAATGGCAAGTCGTGTGCCGATTTCAATCCAGAAGCGTTCTTGCACATCCAGGGGTGCTATCCTCTCGCACAAAAACAACCATCGCCGCAGATGAGGGTTCCTCCACGGTTGTTCACCGACCGCTGCGTTAATGTTTACTTCCAGGAGTGGTCGCCCCTTTTCCCGGTCCTTCACAAGCCGACTTTTCTTCGCGTCTACGAGGAGTTTGTGGCGGACCCGGATAAGATCAAGAACAACCACAAGCTTGCGCAGCTGTACTTGGTCTTCGCGATCGCTGCGCTGTCGAGTGAACAACCAGATCTCGAGCAGATCGCGGCGTGTGAACAGCAGTGGCAGCGGGCCCTCGAGGCGATTCTCATGGATAATACCATGGTGACGCTTCAGTGCCTGTTGCTTGCTCTCATGTACTGCACCATTCGGGCTGACTACAAGAGGCTCCAGCACTACAAGGGCATTGCTGTTGGTTTGTCGCACCGGTTGGGACTCCACCAGAGCCAGAAACGGTTCTCGTTTGGTGTCTTGACAATCGAGACCCGTAAGAAGGTCTTTTGGTCGCTTTATATGCTTGATTGGTATGTTCATCAGTCTATCAATTCGCTCACAAGCACGTCACTGACCGGTCATAGCTTCTCTGCTGCcctgctcggcctccccaagctcctcaaggAAGAGGACATCCACTGCGAGTTCCCATCCGACACAGACGACGAATACGTCACGGAGAAGGGGTTCCAGCCGAGCCTTCCTGGCGAGGCGACCCGTTTGTCCAACGCGCTCGCCCTCTTCCGGGGATCCCAAGTGCTCGCAAAGGTGCTCGAGAAGATTTACCCTTCGGCCACCTCGCACGACCTGTCTCTCCAGCAAATGTCCGCTCTCGAGGCCGAGCTGGACGAGTGGTACAATAACCTGCCCCAGCACCTCAAACTCACCTTCAAGCAGGACAAGCCCTCGACCGACGTGACAGGCAGCCGGTCCCCTATCCTTGTAAGTTAGCGGACACTACAAAATCCGATACCGCGTCGGTGCTCCACCGGTGCTAACCAGGTATCCAGGCCCTTGCATACTACTACATCCGAACCCTGATTTACCGCCCCGCAGTGACGTCTGGCCTGGGGCCCAAGGCGGCCCCGGCGCTGCTGTCGGTCGGCGAGTCGAGCAAGTGCATTATTCAGATTATTCAGCTGCTCGAGGAGCGGAGCCTGAGCTTTTCATTTTGCCTGAACAAGTACGACACGCTTATTCTCTGTGGCATGGTTTTGCTTTTTCAGACGTTGGACCTCAAGCCGGATAGCAAGGTGTTGAAGGACCACGAGAAGCTGGTCAACGCGGTGAtcaaggtggtggatagGGCAAAAGCCCCGGGGTGCTATGACTTCAAGAGGGTGGCAGGGATGTTGATcgcggtggaggagccgccggcggtggtggtgccagcAGCAACGTCGCCCCCGCAGAGTTTGCCGACCCCGCCGAGGCAAAGCCCGGattgtgctgctgctccgcATCAGTTGggtcagcagcaacaccgaGCTTCACCCGGGGCTGCTCCGTcgccgacgacgaccacGACGATCCACAagaccatcaacaacaacagtcaGCGGCACAGCATGAGCGAGACGGACCTGAGGATGCAGCAGGAGAAGTTGAGAAGAATCTCCATGCCGCAACCGCAACTGCAACAACACATCCAGCAAGCTCGGGATTTTTCCTCACGGACCCAAAGGGCGTCGTTTGACGGAGCAAGACCGCCGAATGTGCCTCTTCTTCAGAGAGATCAAAGGCTTAGCatgagcagcagccatgCGCACCACCCTCACAACATCATGGCACGGATCTCGACGCCGTCGTCGCCCGTGCAGGCCCGTCCTCCGCCGCAGAGCCTGATAAGCCAGGCGCAGATCTTTGCGCAGATGCAGAAGCACTCTGGGGCCAGCACGTCGGAGTGGCAGGCGCTGCTGACGAGCATTGAGGGGGATCATCTGAATGTGTATGATGCTATTTATGGGGGGCCGGGGTTGAGCATGGCTACTGCTGGAGACGCAAGTCCTGTGAGTGTGAGTGCTACTTCCGTGCCGACGGCGGGGGGGTGGTCGCCTGAGAGTTGGGATGTGACGGGGTTTAATTTGGGGGATTTCGGTGGGGGACAAAACGGTGGTGGGCATGGGACGGCGCAGAGTGTGTTGAGTTTGCCGAGCGAGGATAGTTTGAGTTGTAGTGAGGCTGAGATGGGCGGGCCgccggggggggggatgaggttggatgggttgggggattttgggagggggggtttgatgggaggggggggttgttcggttgctggggaggggtaTTTGGTTGATGGGTTGGAGTTTGGAATCTGATGTATAGGTATCTTGACTTTTTGACGAGTTTCAAGGGCGTGGAGTATTGGAGTTGGGTTTGGTATTTATTCTCGGTTGGGGGGCGAGGGACCTGGAATTGGGCTTGGATACCGACAGTACCGGCTGGAGTTTTCGAAAGTCATTCATCATCGGGTGGTATTTGGTTCTATGATGACAGGTTGCAAAGCTTGCATTTGTTGGATCTTTTcggtggggggatggggggatggtggtgtttatATTAACGCTCgctttgtttttttcttcttttttctttttttgagCGGATGGATATTATTGTCTTTTTTGGGGATTCTTGGGGTTTATATGGTTCAACATATGGTTATTTTAGTTACAGACGGATTTTTGGTCAGTTAGTATAGCGGGATTTTAGCTATCAATGAATGGAGTCAAAAGCATTCATACACATCCAGTTGTGACCGATCATGGTAGAGGTTGAGTTGAGCTTCCCCCTTGAGACATGCGTCGAGTGTTATGAGACACCAGGAACACCAAGACATGGACAAGAATGGTCTGGTCTCCGATAAGAAATCCGAATAGCCTCTTCCCTTTGGCGGTGCATTTACGATAGCCGCCAGAGCCCAAGCCTATGGGCATCGTTGCGCACCTTGCCTAATCCATCTCACGCGACAGGGTGACAGGTCGCCATCAGACCACCGCTGATGAGCACATTTTTGATCGGAGAGAGATTTAGTCAGCTCGGGGCTAGTAACTTTAGCGGGGATCCATAAAAGATGCCAGCCGGGGGTTCTCGTTCGGGATGCTCGCTGTTTGGGAATTCTTGTTGGGATTCGGGGATCTGTTGTGGTGTGGAGAGATCAGGGTTTGCGAGTCAGTTACCTGCAGGTTGGAtctggggatgggaggaagaCCCAGAAGGGccgggaagggaggggggtgagggaggtccACATTCTTATTCGGAATACCGAAGGATGGATAAGCCTTGATGATTGATGGTCGTTTGCTAACCCTACGATGTGGCCGGGGGATCGTGACTGGTGGCATGGGGCCTGGCTTTTAGGTGGTGGTTATGCTACGTGGTCTGTTTGATGAAATGAGGGGAGAGTTCGTGGTGGATTATTGTGTTGGTGTGTATGGAGAGCGAGCTTGAACAGCTGATGACGATAAGAGTGACGAGGACAGGTGCTGCTATGGAAAACCCTACACGGGAAACAGCTGAATGCCGATGCTGGGAAGCACCCAAAACGAGTTTGCCTCCCCCTTTTTGGCCAATTTTATGGAATCTGGGGTTTGTGTGGGCAcgtggggaaggaggaggtttcGAACGAGGTTGTTGGAGTCTGGACGGAGAAACAGGTACCGTGGGTTTGATACAGGCTTCTTCCATGGGATGTTGGGAGGGATATGAAGTTGGGCGTTGTACAGTATGATCACTTTCTCGTGTTGACATTGAGTGAGTATAATCGTTACGTCTATTGATTGCCCTCGTGACCAATCTatcaagaaagaaaagagaaattCTAGGGGGGCCAttaccccccccccataCCACAACGTATTTTTCTCATTACATCCATTTATTTCCAGTATGACCAATATCGAAGTGAATTTTTTGCCTTACAAATTACAGTATATACTTTATGTTTAAAAATGTTGTGGTTAATATACTACCGTAGTGTTAATGCCCGATACCTACACCCCAATACAAGCCTTCCACCTCAAACCACCTACCCCCAGGCC encodes the following:
- the CAT8 gene encoding DNA-binding transcription factor cat8 (EggNog:ENOG503NWM2; COG:K), which codes for MPGILPMKVIKVGTSSQSRIAQACDRCRSKKIRCDGIRPCCSQCANVGFECRTSDKLSRRAFPRGYTESLEERVRALESEVRELKDLLDEKDEKIDMLSKMHSNRRSPAESPHRSPPPTSVRLESSPPPREDTFRVQASPLLLGVENSDSYFMGASSGRSFIESCKRKMQENGKSCADFNPEAFLHIQGCYPLAQKQPSPQMRVPPRLFTDRCVNVYFQEWSPLFPVLHKPTFLRVYEEFVADPDKIKNNHKLAQLYLVFAIAALSSEQPDLEQIAACEQQWQRALEAILMDNTMVTLQCLLLALMYCTIRADYKRLQHYKGIAVGLSHRLGLHQSQKRFSFGVLTIETRKKVFWSLYMLDCFSAALLGLPKLLKEEDIHCEFPSDTDDEYVTEKGFQPSLPGEATRLSNALALFRGSQVLAKVLEKIYPSATSHDLSLQQMSALEAELDEWYNNLPQHLKLTFKQDKPSTDVTGSRSPILALAYYYIRTLIYRPAVTSGLGPKAAPALLSVGESSKCIIQIIQLLEERSLSFSFCLNKYDTLILCGMVLLFQTLDLKPDSKVLKDHEKLVNAVIKVVDRAKAPGCYDFKRVAGMLIAVEEPPAVVVPAATSPPQSLPTPPRQSPDCAAAPHQLGQQQHRASPGAAPSPTTTTTIHKTINNNSQRHSMSETDLRMQQEKLRRISMPQPQLQQHIQQARDFSSRTQRASFDGARPPNVPLLQRDQRLSMSSSHAHHPHNIMARISTPSSPVQARPPPQSLISQAQIFAQMQKHSGASTSEWQALLTSIEGDHLNVYDAIYGGPGLSMATAGDASPVSVSATSVPTAGGWSPESWDVTGFNLGDFGGGQNGGGHGTAQSVLSLPSEDSLSCSEAEMGGPPGGGMRLDGLGDFGRGGLMGGGGCSVAGEGYLVDGLEFGI